In Synechococcus sp. HK05, a genomic segment contains:
- a CDS encoding NfeD family protein — MVPAALIWFLFALALLAAEWLGAEFDGLLAGALAALGLSVLAALLPGMALAGQLLLFAGSTAGILVLLQRWSRRRERSIPASGASEQATVISGFNGSEVSGRVRWQGQSWAATNLDPKRPLAPGEAVLVMGRDGNRLQVLSEE, encoded by the coding sequence ATGGTTCCCGCTGCGCTGATCTGGTTTCTGTTCGCCCTGGCCCTGCTGGCAGCCGAATGGCTCGGCGCGGAGTTCGATGGGCTGCTGGCGGGCGCACTGGCCGCCCTGGGGCTGTCGGTGCTCGCAGCACTGCTGCCGGGAATGGCGCTGGCAGGGCAGCTGCTGCTGTTTGCAGGCAGTACGGCGGGGATCCTGGTGTTGCTGCAGCGCTGGTCGCGGCGACGGGAGCGCTCGATTCCGGCCAGCGGCGCCAGCGAACAGGCCACGGTGATCAGCGGCTTCAACGGCAGCGAGGTGAGCGGGCGTGTGCGCTGGCAGGGCCAGAGCTGGGCCGCCACCAATCTCGATCCCAAGCGCCCCCTCGCCCCCGGCGAAGCAGTGCTGGTGATGGGTCGCGATGGCAACAGGCTGCAGGTGCTCAGCGAGGAGTGA
- a CDS encoding stomatin-like protein, which produces METLFGLPALAVIALLGINGVKVTSGGQSRLVERLGKYDRQLQPGLSFVLPVVERVVSHESLKERVLDIPPQQCITRDNVAIEVDAVVYWQLLEHSRAYYAVDNLQAAMVNLVLTQIRAEMGKLDLDQTFTTRQEVNEALLRELDQATDPWGVKVTRVELRDIQPSRGVQQAMEQQMTAEREKRAAILRSEGEKESQLNAARGRAEALVLDAKAKQEALVLEAEAQAQQQTLLAQARADAATRLAEAMQANPQAAEAIRLLLARDWMAMGEQMAQAPGGSVLMVDPQSPASLLTALKGLQKPQG; this is translated from the coding sequence GTGGAAACCCTCTTCGGCCTGCCGGCCCTGGCGGTGATTGCCTTGCTTGGCATCAACGGCGTGAAGGTCACCAGCGGCGGCCAGTCGCGGCTGGTGGAGCGGCTGGGCAAATACGACCGCCAGCTGCAGCCAGGACTGTCGTTTGTGCTGCCGGTGGTGGAGCGGGTGGTGAGCCACGAATCGCTGAAGGAGCGGGTGCTCGATATCCCGCCGCAGCAATGCATCACCCGCGACAACGTGGCGATCGAGGTGGATGCGGTGGTCTATTGGCAGCTGCTGGAGCACTCCCGCGCCTATTACGCCGTTGACAATCTCCAGGCGGCGATGGTGAATCTGGTGCTCACCCAGATCCGCGCCGAGATGGGCAAGCTCGATCTCGATCAAACCTTCACCACCCGCCAGGAGGTGAACGAGGCCCTGCTGCGCGAGCTGGATCAGGCCACCGATCCCTGGGGCGTGAAGGTAACCCGCGTTGAACTGCGCGACATCCAACCCTCCCGCGGCGTGCAGCAGGCGATGGAGCAGCAGATGACGGCCGAGCGCGAGAAGCGCGCCGCGATCCTGCGCTCCGAAGGTGAGAAGGAGTCGCAGCTCAATGCCGCCCGCGGCCGGGCCGAGGCGTTGGTGCTCGATGCCAAGGCCAAACAGGAGGCGCTGGTGCTCGAGGCCGAAGCCCAGGCCCAGCAGCAAACCCTGCTGGCCCAGGCCCGCGCCGATGCCGCCACCCGCCTGGCGGAAGCGATGCAGGCCAACCCCCAGGCCGCTGAAGCGATCCGCCTGCTGCTCGCCCGCGACTGGATGGCCATGGGTGAGCAGATGGCCCAGGCCCCCGGAGGCAGCGTGCTGATGGTGGATCCTCAGAGTCCGGCTTCGCTGCTCACGGCGCTCAAGGGCCTGCAGAAGCCGCAGGGCTGA